A single window of Rhodococcus jostii RHA1 DNA harbors:
- a CDS encoding MSMEG_0572/Sll0783 family nitrogen starvation response protein — protein MTDIENTIAANIQKSLGEIPHPALPKGSNIYGSTKIFPDYKAEDGESYFTLVHGIAHESSVSFVAVLQATRALRKGFESAIYFYGPGALNCLATRGFPTTGDNGFPGEQNINDALATFISEGGTVFACRFGLALHGGREEDLIEGVVPAHPLDVQDAIIHYSRKGAIINSTYMV, from the coding sequence GTGACCGACATCGAGAACACCATCGCCGCGAACATCCAGAAGTCGCTCGGCGAGATTCCCCACCCGGCGCTGCCCAAGGGCAGCAACATCTACGGGTCGACGAAAATCTTCCCCGACTACAAGGCCGAGGACGGCGAGTCCTACTTCACGCTGGTGCACGGCATCGCGCACGAATCCTCCGTCAGCTTCGTCGCCGTCCTGCAGGCAACCCGCGCACTGCGCAAGGGTTTCGAGTCCGCGATCTACTTCTACGGTCCCGGAGCTCTCAACTGCCTTGCGACACGCGGCTTTCCGACCACCGGCGACAACGGGTTCCCGGGCGAGCAGAACATCAACGACGCACTCGCGACGTTCATCTCCGAAGGTGGAACCGTCTTCGCGTGCCGCTTCGGTCTCGCGCTGCACGGCGGCAGGGAAGAGGACCTGATCGAGGGCGTCGTGCCCGCACATCCCCTCGATGTGCAGGACGCCATCATCCACTACTCCCGCAAGGGCGCCATCATCAACTCCACCTACATGGTCTGA
- a CDS encoding MSMEG_0568 family radical SAM protein: MSDLSTRVDVAVRGIRSLNVPVTRTSGAGPSDDGHVLIGGIGGAIPIRSDSPYEVSGNRLLMNGTDMGVEIEPVRRPRFYDLDTADGISYEKIARLHGTNVLATTVVQTCIRYDPQQRCRFCSIEASLQSGSTIAVKKPEQLAEVAEAAVRLDGVTQMIMTTGTSAAKDRGARHLARCVAAVKAVAPDLAIQVQCEPPGDLGTITDLRNAGADSIGIHVESLDEEVRRRWMPGKATVPLDEYRAAWREAVRVFGRNQVSTYLLVGLGEDPDELVAGAAELIDMGVYPFVVPFRPLAGTLAVEDGAQAPSPALLADVTSRVAKELQAGGMRGADQKAGCAACGACSVLQNAGG; this comes from the coding sequence ATGAGCGATCTCTCGACACGAGTTGACGTAGCAGTACGTGGGATTCGGTCACTGAACGTCCCGGTCACCCGGACTTCCGGCGCCGGCCCCAGCGACGACGGTCACGTACTGATCGGCGGGATCGGCGGCGCCATCCCCATCCGGTCCGACAGCCCCTACGAAGTCAGCGGAAACCGCCTGCTGATGAACGGCACCGACATGGGGGTGGAGATCGAGCCGGTGCGCCGGCCCCGGTTCTACGACCTGGACACCGCCGACGGCATCTCCTACGAGAAGATCGCCCGGCTGCACGGGACGAACGTCCTCGCCACCACAGTCGTCCAGACCTGCATTCGATACGACCCCCAGCAGCGGTGCCGGTTCTGCTCGATCGAGGCATCACTGCAGTCCGGCTCGACCATCGCGGTGAAGAAGCCCGAACAACTCGCCGAGGTCGCCGAAGCCGCCGTCCGTCTCGACGGCGTCACGCAGATGATCATGACCACGGGCACGTCCGCGGCCAAGGATCGCGGTGCCCGTCACCTGGCGCGATGCGTCGCGGCCGTCAAGGCGGTGGCTCCGGATCTCGCCATCCAGGTGCAGTGCGAACCGCCCGGCGATCTCGGGACCATCACGGATCTCCGGAACGCGGGGGCCGATTCCATCGGCATCCACGTGGAGTCGTTGGACGAGGAGGTTCGGCGGCGCTGGATGCCGGGCAAGGCGACGGTGCCGCTGGACGAGTACCGGGCGGCGTGGCGGGAGGCGGTACGGGTCTTCGGACGGAATCAGGTGTCGACCTATCTGCTGGTCGGATTGGGCGAAGATCCCGACGAATTGGTCGCGGGCGCAGCCGAACTGATCGACATGGGTGTGTACCCGTTCGTCGTCCCGTTCCGGCCGCTCGCCGGCACGCTGGCCGTCGAGGACGGGGCGCAGGCGCCGTCGCCTGCCCTGCTCGCCGACGTCACCTCACGGGTGGCGAAGGAACTGCAGGCGGGCGGCATGCGCGGCGCCGACCAGAAGGCGGGCTGCGCGGCATGTGGGGCCTGCAGCGTCCTTCAGAACGCCGGAGGCTGA
- a CDS encoding MSMEG_0567/sll0787 family protein: MWDLPTAESTPSDFAVLTGPSIQESQQSFLVQPATGRVMIEAYRRLRRETFVVEQGLFTASDRDDVDDDPRTVVLVAISTTGEVLGGVRLAPMTDGTDLGWWAGSRLVVGRNIRNSRGIGKALVRAACAHAESRGVLRFDATVQSRNETMFAHLGWTRMGDVTLAGAPHVHMTWPIDRVERLVQSTKSCLAHTLAPFGTHGDALGGSGFRGDDGAPVPGSDLIAACDAILPAMVQRDPEWAGWCAALVNLNDLSAMGAVPVGMLDSVGAPNTSILAKVIRGLSRAAEAWDVPVLGGHTQLGVPAALSVTALGRTADPVPAGGGRIGDELTLTADLDGQWRPGYTGQQWDSTSHRSRGALRDMASFVARTRPAAAKDISMAGIAGTTGMLAEASGLGAVLDVASVPRPPVATAGDWMTCFPGFAMITADRRGSAVAPAGPATSAVCGELTFEPGVSLRWPDGVTTRVVHSTVTGLGRA, from the coding sequence ATGTGGGACCTACCGACCGCCGAGAGCACTCCTTCCGACTTCGCCGTCCTCACCGGGCCGTCGATTCAGGAGTCGCAGCAGAGCTTCCTCGTGCAACCCGCCACCGGTCGGGTGATGATCGAGGCATACCGGCGACTGCGGCGTGAGACGTTCGTCGTGGAACAGGGACTGTTCACCGCCAGCGACCGGGACGACGTCGACGACGATCCACGCACCGTGGTGCTCGTGGCGATCAGCACCACGGGCGAGGTGCTCGGCGGTGTTCGCCTCGCACCGATGACGGACGGCACCGACCTCGGGTGGTGGGCGGGAAGCCGACTCGTGGTGGGTCGAAACATCCGGAACAGCAGGGGAATCGGGAAGGCGCTCGTGCGCGCCGCCTGCGCCCACGCCGAATCCCGTGGTGTGTTGCGGTTCGACGCCACCGTGCAGAGCCGGAACGAGACGATGTTCGCACACCTGGGCTGGACGCGGATGGGTGACGTCACGCTGGCGGGCGCGCCGCACGTGCACATGACGTGGCCGATCGATCGCGTCGAGCGTCTGGTCCAGAGCACGAAGTCGTGTCTGGCCCACACCCTGGCCCCCTTCGGCACGCACGGTGATGCGCTCGGCGGCAGCGGGTTCCGCGGCGACGACGGCGCACCGGTTCCGGGGAGCGACCTGATCGCGGCGTGCGACGCCATCCTGCCCGCCATGGTTCAGCGCGATCCCGAGTGGGCCGGATGGTGCGCCGCCCTCGTCAACCTCAACGACCTGTCGGCGATGGGTGCCGTCCCGGTCGGGATGCTCGACTCCGTCGGAGCACCGAACACGTCGATCCTGGCGAAGGTGATCCGTGGGCTCAGCCGGGCTGCGGAAGCGTGGGACGTACCGGTACTGGGCGGCCACACCCAGCTCGGTGTTCCCGCGGCGCTGTCGGTGACGGCGCTCGGACGCACCGCGGATCCGGTGCCCGCGGGTGGTGGCCGGATCGGCGACGAGCTCACGCTGACGGCTGACCTCGACGGGCAGTGGCGACCGGGATACACCGGACAACAGTGGGATTCGACGTCCCACCGCAGCCGGGGCGCGTTGCGGGACATGGCCTCGTTCGTCGCCCGCACCCGTCCCGCCGCGGCAAAAGACATCAGCATGGCGGGGATCGCGGGCACTACCGGGATGCTCGCCGAGGCGAGCGGACTCGGTGCCGTCCTCGACGTCGCATCGGTCCCCCGGCCACCTGTTGCGACGGCGGGTGACTGGATGACGTGCTTCCCCGGGTTCGCGATGATCACCGCCGATCGGCGGGGTAGCGCGGTGGCGCCCGCCGGGCCGGCCACCTCGGCCGTCTGCGGGGAATTGACATTTGAGCCGGGGGTCAGCCTTCGCTGGCCCGACGGCGTAACGACACGCGTGGTGCACTCCACGGTCACAGGATTGGGAAGAGCATGA
- a CDS encoding carbon-nitrogen hydrolase family protein produces MTDIGISVAAAEFGRDMEQAYRTIGELIEQARAAGSSLLVLPEACLGGYLPSLGGGDETEEQRQRRLRSLPPALELDGPEIRRVVDMAGDLVITLGFCEADGADRYNAAVTVHGDGILGSYRKVHQPLGENLCYRAGDKYEAFDTPVGRMGMQICYDKAFPEAARTLALDGAEIITSLSAWPTARTNRVENPEDDRWKQRFDIYDRARATENQVVWVASNQAGTFGSLRFVCSAKIVGPGGEILATTGVEPGLASATLNVQAELDAIRSGGMYNLRDRRPELYGDVVADNRVSGTRLDASARPSFLRTTTAELEPVDA; encoded by the coding sequence ATGACTGACATCGGAATCTCCGTCGCGGCAGCCGAGTTCGGCCGCGACATGGAACAGGCGTATCGCACGATCGGTGAACTGATCGAGCAGGCGCGGGCAGCCGGGAGTTCGCTCCTCGTGCTTCCGGAGGCCTGCCTGGGCGGTTACCTGCCCAGCCTGGGCGGAGGCGACGAAACCGAGGAGCAGCGGCAGCGTCGGCTCCGCAGCCTCCCGCCCGCACTGGAATTGGATGGGCCCGAGATCCGGCGAGTCGTCGACATGGCCGGCGACCTGGTGATCACCCTCGGATTCTGCGAAGCCGACGGCGCCGACCGGTACAACGCCGCGGTGACAGTGCACGGCGACGGGATACTCGGCTCGTACCGCAAGGTGCACCAGCCGCTGGGGGAGAACCTCTGCTACCGCGCCGGCGACAAGTACGAAGCGTTCGACACACCGGTCGGACGGATGGGCATGCAGATCTGTTACGACAAGGCGTTTCCCGAGGCCGCGCGGACGCTCGCCCTCGACGGCGCGGAAATCATCACGTCGCTGTCGGCATGGCCCACCGCCCGCACCAACCGCGTCGAGAATCCCGAAGACGACCGGTGGAAGCAGAGATTCGACATCTACGACCGCGCGCGGGCCACGGAGAATCAGGTGGTCTGGGTGGCGTCGAATCAGGCGGGAACGTTCGGGTCGCTCCGGTTCGTGTGCAGCGCGAAGATCGTCGGCCCGGGCGGCGAAATCCTCGCCACCACAGGCGTGGAACCCGGCCTCGCCTCGGCCACGCTGAATGTGCAGGCCGAACTGGACGCGATTCGCAGCGGCGGAATGTACAACCTCCGGGACCGCCGGCCGGAACTGTACGGCGACGTCGTCGCGGACAACCGGGTCAGCGGCACCCGACTCGACGCGTCGGCGCGACCGTCGTTCCTCCGCACCACAACAGCCGAACTGGAGCCCGTCGATGCCTGA
- a CDS encoding MSMEG_0570 family nitrogen starvation response protein: MPEMTFTVRWPDGRTQSCYSPSLVMHDHLVAGEDYTVAEFLTRTTTALTEASERVRAKFGMYCTSASEQMQELERAGRTLDPQSLVRVLEMNPASLPGES; the protein is encoded by the coding sequence ATGCCTGAGATGACGTTCACGGTGCGGTGGCCGGACGGACGCACCCAGTCCTGCTACTCGCCGTCGCTGGTCATGCACGACCACCTGGTGGCCGGTGAGGACTACACGGTCGCCGAATTCCTCACACGCACCACGACGGCGCTCACCGAGGCCAGCGAGCGAGTCCGTGCCAAGTTCGGGATGTACTGCACGTCCGCGTCCGAGCAGATGCAGGAACTCGAACGCGCCGGCCGCACCCTCGACCCCCAATCCCTCGTCCGGGTCCTCGAGATGAACCCGGCTTCACTCCCCGGAGAGTCGTGA
- a CDS encoding MSMEG_0569 family flavin-dependent oxidoreductase: MTEQHTVVVIGGGQAGLSISWHLVQRGIDHVVLERESIAHEWRDSRWDSFTLVTPNWQCTLPGYTYSGGDPDGFMNREQTYQFVRGYADTFDPPVREGVAVVAVRQSGSGGFDVDTTEGPMHADHVVVAVGGYHTPVVPRFAERLPADITQLHSSQYRSAGALPAGEVLVVGNGQSGAQIAEDLHLAGRTVHLVTGGAPRVARFYRGRDCVAWLHDMGTYDVSIADHPGGLGKRENTNHYVTGRDGGRDIDLRAFALAGMRLYGRLLDVVDGTLRFAPTLESSLDAADAVSESIKDSIDAYIDRAGIDAPREERYVPVWRPEREVTELELPTSGITSVVWSIGFRTDYRWLHAGVFDGEGHPTHNRGVTAVPGLYFLGLPWQHTWGSGRFAGVARDAEYLADRIELEAGVLPATATLA; this comes from the coding sequence ATGACCGAACAACACACAGTCGTCGTGATCGGCGGCGGCCAGGCGGGCCTGTCGATCAGCTGGCATCTGGTGCAGCGTGGAATCGACCACGTGGTGCTCGAACGAGAGTCGATCGCCCACGAGTGGCGCGACAGTCGCTGGGACAGCTTCACTCTCGTCACTCCGAACTGGCAGTGCACCCTTCCTGGATACACCTACTCGGGCGGCGATCCCGACGGGTTCATGAACCGCGAGCAGACCTACCAGTTCGTGCGCGGGTACGCCGACACCTTCGATCCTCCTGTGCGCGAAGGGGTCGCGGTGGTCGCGGTGCGGCAGTCGGGTTCCGGAGGGTTCGACGTGGACACGACGGAAGGCCCGATGCACGCCGACCACGTCGTGGTCGCGGTCGGCGGATACCACACTCCGGTCGTTCCCCGGTTCGCCGAACGGCTTCCCGCCGACATCACGCAATTGCACTCGTCGCAGTACCGGAGCGCCGGCGCGCTGCCCGCGGGCGAGGTTCTCGTCGTGGGCAACGGCCAGTCCGGCGCCCAGATCGCGGAGGATCTTCACCTCGCGGGTCGCACCGTCCACCTCGTCACCGGTGGTGCGCCGCGGGTCGCGCGGTTCTATCGCGGCCGGGACTGCGTGGCCTGGCTGCACGACATGGGTACCTACGACGTTTCCATCGCCGATCACCCAGGTGGTCTGGGCAAGCGGGAGAACACCAACCACTACGTCACGGGCCGGGACGGTGGCCGGGACATCGACCTCCGTGCCTTCGCGCTCGCGGGAATGCGTCTGTACGGGCGGCTGCTTGACGTCGTCGACGGAACCCTGCGGTTCGCGCCCACCCTCGAGTCGTCGCTGGATGCCGCGGACGCCGTGAGTGAGAGCATCAAGGATTCCATCGACGCCTACATCGACCGCGCAGGAATCGATGCGCCGCGCGAGGAACGGTACGTGCCGGTCTGGCGTCCCGAACGTGAGGTCACCGAGTTGGAACTGCCGACGTCGGGCATCACGTCGGTGGTGTGGTCCATCGGTTTCCGGACCGACTACCGGTGGCTCCACGCGGGCGTCTTCGACGGTGAGGGCCATCCCACCCACAACCGCGGCGTCACCGCTGTGCCCGGGCTGTACTTCCTCGGCCTTCCGTGGCAGCACACGTGGGGTTCGGGACGGTTCGCGGGAGTGGCGCGGGACGCGGAGTATCTGGCGGATCGCATCGAACTCGAAGCGGGTGTGTTGCCGGCGACGGCGACACTAGCCTGA
- a CDS encoding carbon-nitrogen hydrolase family protein: MVTTRLAALAGHFGRDIDRALLKLQALIESAANDGVDLLVLPDACLGGYISDLRRPDTEELPPALAADSPELKAVAKMAGRMTVCLGYTELCDGVRYNAAACVTGDGVLGSHRKVHQPAGESLAYAAGDSFTAFDTPVGRIGMLIDYDKTFPESARTLALDGARIIAALSAWPASITDRAARMTQDRQSRLFDLYDSARAAENQVVLVSSNQTGIQGGLRFLGQAKVVGPGGDVLARTGTKGGLAVAELDVDYEVNRARKVLRHLEERRIDTYRRLLDRGEH; this comes from the coding sequence ATGGTGACGACACGGTTGGCAGCGTTGGCGGGGCACTTCGGCCGCGACATCGATCGCGCGCTCCTGAAGTTGCAGGCGCTGATCGAGAGTGCCGCGAACGACGGCGTGGACCTGCTGGTCCTGCCCGACGCCTGCCTCGGCGGCTACATCTCGGATCTCCGGCGGCCGGACACGGAGGAACTCCCGCCCGCGCTCGCCGCGGACAGCCCGGAGCTGAAGGCCGTCGCGAAGATGGCGGGCCGCATGACGGTCTGCCTCGGGTATACGGAACTGTGCGACGGGGTGCGCTACAACGCCGCCGCCTGCGTGACCGGCGACGGGGTGCTGGGCAGTCACCGCAAGGTGCATCAACCGGCCGGGGAATCCCTGGCGTACGCCGCGGGTGACTCCTTCACCGCCTTCGACACACCGGTGGGCCGGATCGGGATGCTGATCGACTACGACAAGACGTTCCCGGAATCCGCCCGCACCCTCGCGCTCGACGGCGCGCGGATCATCGCCGCGTTGTCCGCGTGGCCGGCCAGCATCACGGACCGGGCGGCGCGCATGACCCAGGACCGGCAATCACGCCTGTTCGATCTCTACGACTCGGCCCGGGCCGCCGAGAACCAGGTGGTCCTCGTGTCGTCCAACCAGACCGGAATCCAGGGTGGACTGCGATTCCTCGGTCAGGCCAAGGTGGTGGGCCCGGGCGGCGACGTGCTCGCGCGGACGGGGACGAAGGGCGGGCTCGCCGTCGCCGAACTCGACGTCGACTACGAGGTCAACCGGGCCAGGAAGGTGCTGCGGCACCTGGAGGAACGCCGCATCGACACCTACCGGAGACTGCTGGACCGAGGAGAACACTGA